Part of the Octopus bimaculoides isolate UCB-OBI-ISO-001 chromosome 18, ASM119413v2, whole genome shotgun sequence genome is shown below.
gcacacacacacacacacatacacacacacacacacacacacacacacacacacacacacacacacacacacacacacacaNNNNNNNNNNNNNNNNNNNNNNNNNNNNNNNNNNNNNNNNNNNNNNNNNNNNNNNNNNNNNNNNNNNNNNNNNNNNNNNNNNNNNNNNNNNNNNNNNNNNNNNNNNNNNNNNNNNNNNNNNNNNNNNNNNNNNNNNNNNNNNNNNNNNNNNNNNNNNNNNNNNNNNNNNNNNNNNNNNNNNNNNNNNNNNNNNNNNNNNNNNNNNNNNNNNNNNNNNNNNNNNNNNNNNNNNNNNNNNNNNNNNNNNNNNNNNNNNNNNNNNNNNNNNNNNNNNNNNNNNNNNNNNNNNNNNNNNNNNNNNNNNNNNNNNNNNNNNNNNNNNNNNNNNNNNNNNNNNNNNNNNNNNNNNNNNNNNNNNNNNNNNNNNNNNNNNNNNNNNNNNNNNNNNNNNNNNNNNNNNNNNNNNNNNNNNNNNNNNNNNNNNNNNNNNNNNNNNNNNNNNNNNNNNNNNNNNNNNNNNNNNNNNNNNNNNNNNNNNNNNNNNNNNNNNNNNNNNNNNNNNNNNNNNNNNattaacgtacaagtggctgagcattccacagacacgtgtacccttaacgtagttctcgggggatattcagcgtgacacagagtgtgacaaggctggcccctttgaattacaggcacaacagaaacaggaagtaagagtgagagaaagttgtggtggaagagtacagcagggttcgccaccatcccctgccagagcctcgtggagcttgaggtgttttcgctcaataagcactcacaacgctcggtctgggaatcgaaaccgcgatcctatgaccgcgagtctactgccctaaccagtgggccattgcgcctcgacACACCTAATTATAGGGTAAGAGAAATCcacaaataagaaaagaaaataacaaatattaaaaacaaagagattttcttttattcaatacTTCCTTACACACCGGTCATGTTTCAACTTTCGTATCACCGGAgaagactgatatatatatatatatatatatagtagaagctGCTTTGGATGTTATCAACCGATTAGCAAAATTAGTGGGTTCCAAGCTCTTATTTACTTAATCTCATTAGTGTCAAACCGTTCACAATAAGCAGCttccactgtatgtgtgtgtataagtttatatatatatatatgtatatatatatatatatatatttgagtgtgtatatgtgtgtgtatctgtatatgtgtatacatataatatacatattatattatattatattatattatattacatatatatatatatatatatatatatatatatatataaagcagtcgTATTTTGTGGTTGGTTCAGGTAATTATATCTCTTCCTCCAAGAGAATGGCTCTGTGGTGCCTATGTAAAAAACTATATAAGATTCTAACTGATCCAGTAAAGGAGCTTCAACAGTGGTCGATGGCCTGtgagaaatagcagaaaaatctCCTCCAAGGCCTAAAGAAGTAGAGTCTTTAAAGGTCTCATTGGACAATATAGTCCTTGATATGTAAATAGTCACGGGTTGAACGTCTTTGATCTTAGGATCGCCGAATAAAGACTGACCAAGGGTTAAattataatagataataatatcaatgttaatgtaaaaataaaatcagaacaaCAAACTACAaattaatgtttcatttaaaatgtATGTCATTTCCAGTCATTTAATGTCTTTattcataaggcggcgagctagcagaatcgttaacgcaccGGGCAAACAGCTTCGCAGCAATATGTCTGTCATtacatgagttcaaattttgccgaggtcaactttttccTTTCAGCcatcggggttgataaaataagtatcgttTGAGCACTGGGAGCGATGCGATCGAATTTCCCCTTCCcgcaaattgctggctttgtgccaaaatgtgaaaccaatattttattttatttatatttgacgatGAACGAGCAGAATAGTTAGAACGCCGGGCtgaatgctgagcggtatttcgtccttcattactttctgagttcagatttatCCTTCCAagatcgataagtaccagttgaacactgggatcgatctaacaAACTAAGCCCATCCCCCGCGActgactggccttgtgccaaaatctgacaacaaaattttacttatttataggAATTTTTCTAGGTAAAAtctccagtttttttttatgtcttcacTTAACAATAATCATTGCCATCACGAGATGTTCAACATTCCCACGTTTTGTGCTGTTTCCATCTTAAACGAGACTATCTCTTGATGTTCTAATAACAGGGGTTCCCAACCTTATCGTGTTTTTGGACCCCCTGAGAGCTATCTTATCAAGGtgtcgtgcagtgggactgaacctagaaccgtgtgattgggaagcaagcttcttaccacacggccacatttgtttaaaatgttgtcacaaggctagcaattttagtgGGGGAGAGAATTAGTCGATCACATTTACATCAGCTttagactggtacttttttattttatcgatctcgggcAAGATTAACAGCAAAATCGATCTCGACGGCAATTGAACAGGAAACGTAAAATGCAAgaagaaatgcttctaaacaCTTTGTTCGAGAAtcacaaacaattctgccagcttaccgctttAAACACttccaataatcctttctactataggcacaagcctgaaatttggaggaggggtatagtcgattatatcaaccccagtgcgtaactggtactttttttttaagtataagtTTGAAAGCTGAGTCAACGGAAATGAGTTGAAATTTTCAGGCGGTTTAAATGCACAGGTGTCCGATATCCAAAATGTCAGCAGAATGGAACCCAGGAGTCATGACCTGTATACGACCCGTAAGAAGTTAAGGGCCGCAACGCTTGCctgagtgggggtggggggagtggATTCTCCTCCGAAGACCTTCTGTTGTTCAGCTCTCTTGAGAATCTCTTACCActgtcaaccccgaaaggatgcaaaaGTAGAGTtgacctcaccggaatttgaacccagtgcGTAAAAATGGACAAAGGGTCGCtaagcttttatatatacatgcatatgtgtgtgtgtgtgtataaatagatatacacacgcatacacacacacacaaacacacaaatatacgcacacacagctCTATGAATGTCAGTAGACCATATTAGAGGATGGATCTTAACTATGTCTCATCTACACCTACAGACTATTCACATCTAAAGGCTTGTCACTCTTTAAATCACTTCTCAGTTCGTAACGAAGTTACTGAGGAGTTCCTCTCTGTATGCGATGAATTCATTTCGTACAAGtgggttgtgagttcaattccgaTTGAAAGTTACAGCGTATAATACTTTCGATCAGAGTGATTGTTGGAAAATCCATACAAATAATACCAAACCGTTTCTTGGGTTTCTTTCCTTGTAAGTATTCCTGGAGTCGAGGGTTGAGACGATTAGCTACGGCCTTAGGCCAAGCCCAGAAGCTGGTTCCACTGGTGTAGGTTATATAGATAActgcaaataaaaaacaaaatacgagTGGTCCTAAATACATCAACATTGTTCataattgttgttactgttaattattttattgctgttatatatttatgctgTGGTGAGAAGATGGGAAGATgggaaggcgcgtggtttagtgttTGAGATATTGCACTACCGAACGTCGTTTCACTTCTCGGAGCGGGCGGTGTGTTGTGGTGTTGGGCATAACACTACATTTCACGTGAAGTGACGGTTTCGCGGTTTCCTTggcgccggtccgtcgcaggattgttcatttttgccagctgagtggactggagcaacgtgaactgaagtggtttgctcaagaacacaacgtgtttccctcagtccaagaatcgaaaccacaatcttacgatcatgaggccAACAGTCTAACCACTATGCGACGCGCCTCTACCATCTAACGataacaaacagataaatatatatacatgtgtgtgtgtgtgtgtgtgcttgtatattttcCCCTTTGCCATGCTTCTGTCAATCATAATTATGCTTTTAGCAAAAAATATGagaactatttttattttctatatagaaTATTAGAATATGCAAGCTACTTGAAATGCGTATGCGGACTTTAGCGAACCGTTTCTACACGCTCTTCCAGCACTTATATAGCGAACAGTctttctgaagaaaattatattcaacCAATGAGCTGAAATTTGAACAACAAACGACGAGTAGACTACtcacgaatatataaatatgtttatacagcGTTCCGTTCGTATATTCTATCCCAGTACTTCTATGTGCCGTAGTCTGCTTATGGtttgtttgttgttcaaatttcAACTCGCTTAGCGAATGGATGCGTTAGTAAACCTTATACATGGGCATAGTCTGTTCGTTGTTCGTTGGCCAAATTTCAGCTCCTTATGCGAGTTTAATTTTCATTAGAAAAACAATTCGTCATTCAATTTATTCGTTTAGAGAACCGTTTGTATATGGGTACCCCACTGTATATGTAAAGCGGTAAAAACTATTTATGGATCATCCTGTATATTCTTATGGGGAACTTTCGTTAATAATGTGCACAGATGAAAATGTGAATTAGAGATATCTCATAAACGTTAGTAgagattaaaagaaggaaaacaaagaggAATTGAACGAGAAAGATGCAGCAGACCTAGAAGTCTATAGttcaaaaaacaacaatacaataGACCCAGAAggccaaaataaaaaagaaataataatatatagattttttcACACACAAAAGGACAACTGACCAAAACATAAAAGTTAGCTACACGCTGTAAAAACACATTAAAAGAGATTTTCGCGGAAACCCAGAGTGATTGTCCACCATCAATATAAATTGCAATTAAGATTCAGGCGCATAGCATGAAAACTATGTTGTATATGTGAAAAATAGCTGTACATGGTGGATACATTATTTGTGGGCATCATTCCAAGAACGAGAATATtctagaatgaaagaaataatcgTGATAGTTGTTATTGTCTAACGCCAGCAGCCTTGTTCGATTAAATCTAatatcaaaggtattccaaccatgaccgtcCCAGCTTTTTTTGTTCAGCTATTGTGTATCCTGgactatattatgtatgtgtcttttatatgtaaatataaaatggtaaggtgtgatttgaaagagatttggttgctatttctagcgaccTGATAGAAGCTCCTTCGTTGGCTTGCAACACAATAGAATTCATAAAAGGGAAATTTATTAAGAATATTTTCAACTAACATTTAATAGAAttcgataaatatataatacaaaactcaCATTAAAATCCAAATCCAAATCCAagcaaaacacaaacataagcgaagaaagaaaaagaaaacggaaagaaaaaagaagaggaaaaataggaagaatgaaaacgaagcaaaaaaaaaaaactaccaattCAACACCAAGTGCCTTAATTGGTCGCACACCAAAATGTTCAAGAGATCCTACTGAAGCAAGGGAATAATTGTTAACTTGCAGCTGACCATTCTCTCAGCTCCACCTCCACCCACACGCTCCCCTTCTGCGTTTAACCGTTATACTCACTCGCAGTTTGTTCCATGCCTTTTGCTATTCCCAAAATAGCCGCGAACAGACGTACgtggcctgatcaataagtatccggactgttggcATAGTAAAgaagttaaagcacgcagagtaaagttgCTTGATACACgttgatcttgaactctgttgcacatgcgcactaagttttaacgttctagctcagttccgctgtttacagcagtgcttggaaggtaggtgtgtagcgtgtgatcgtcgcattgataatgatagagaaaattgagcagagaatctgcatcaaattttgccaaaagcttggcgatacttgctcagaggtctatgcaaagttttcaaaaagttttcagcgttctcgacacaatcaacacgatcttgtgcaactgaaacctgagtctTTTTGGTCAgccgaaagcagttttggcacaagctTGGCAGatacgcatctcatacccaaatattcagtgataatggagcgaactgaaccataactaatctgcacatcctctgataactcacagatggtgattcgacgatttcccctcatatctgcgatgtttttctcagttctgctggttgcaggtcccccagaacgtttgtcaatatcgccattttttcggccatcttggaaatatctgaaccactcgtacgcttgtgtgcggctcatacactcctctccatacactttctgcagctTTGCGTAGGCCGCTTTGCGTAGGCTGCTttgcaggtattgccatgacaactttcattgtcatggtcaatgtgacgatcacacactacacacgttccttcgaAGCACCgctgtaaacagcaaaagtgagcAAATACGTTAAAACTCAGTGCGCAagcacagcagaattcaagatCAATTTGTGTCGAGAGGCTTCACTCtacgtactttagcttcgttacaatggcaacagtccggatacttattaatcagacctcGTAGATGCCCTCTCGGCCCTCCCAACTCTACCAAAAGCAGTGGCAcccagtcgtatatatattttttgttcctatgaacccctttgattcctcttttactcttctggacccccatagccattcgatgtcaAGGATTTGAACACTGCACATAGAATCAGAAGAAACACTACAAAGCATTTtctccgatgctctaacgatgcTGCAAAAGAATTGTTTTGTAATTTAGCCAGCAATTTAAGAGGTGGGAGGGCATCGATTATACCggccctagtatttgactggtactttatttttatcgattccAGTATGATgttggaggcgcgtggcttagtggacAGGGCGTtagattcatgatcataagattgtggtttcgattcctggaccgggcgacgcgttgtgttcttgagcaaaatactacatttcatgttgctccgatccattcagctgacaaaaatgaccaatcctgcgacggactggcgtccaaCCCAGTGGCGAATATATTCGCCACGGAAACCAGAAAATCCGCCCTATGAGTCTATGAGACCCTATGAGACTCGGGAATGGTCGTTATCCTTTTATCCTATCCAATATGATAAAAGGCTAAGTTGGTatttttgttcgacgctctagcGAGTCTGCCAATCCTCAGCCtcaaaggcaaagctgacctcgacaGGACTTACACTAAGAACGTAAAGCGCTGTGACTAAATGCTTCAAGACAATTTGTCCGCTTCTAATAATTCAACCAATCAGCCACTCGTCTCATTGAGGCTCAGATAATATTAGAAAATGTCCTAGTTTTTAAATCCGATTACAACTATAAATTATGCTAAGTACAGAGATAAATTCATTCGCCggttgtcttatatatataaagtgagatgTAACGATTTGATATTCAATAGATATCATCCATTATTCCTTCtagtaaaacaactgaaaatttGGTCAAccatatcttaataataataataataataataataataataataataataataataataataataataataataataataataataataataatgatgatgacgatgatgatgatgatgatgatgatgatgatgatgatgatgatgataataaaataatacgtTTACAAGATAATGTTATATGGCGGAGAAATGCCGACTGTACTTTTAGTATGGGATTATAACAGATTTGAGAAGGGAGCTAAATGCGTCTACTTTAaattaaagtatttatttatttatttatttattttacttactcATTGAGCAGGTTTCTTTACAAAACGACATGTTGGGCTCACGATCGTTAGATCAAAAGTTCGATTCGCAGacctggcagcacattgtgtctttgagcaagacacttcctctcatgttgctgcagttcactcaccTGAAAATGAGCACCTGCTGCAGCTAGGACGAGGTTTAACTCTGCGACGGACTGGCATCCGTTCAGTGGCGGAAATGGAGAATTATACTCTCTGGCGTCTGAAAGCCTCGAAAACCCGGTTAAGCTTGTGATCCTCTGGGCTCCAGGCAGACAGTTGTAACAGCACACTTGAAGTTCCGCAAGCGTGAAAGAtatgtttttttccccctcttttatCCTTTATTGCTGTTTCATGCTGCATTGCACATCGGTCCTACTGAGGACAGTCCCAACAGAACATCATTTGCTGACACTTCGCCCAACTCTTCTCCACTTCTGGTAAAAACGAACACAGTGAATGCTTTCTTACGTAGCtgattcacagagagagagagagagagagagagagagagagagagagaggggggggNNNNNNNNNNNNNNNNNNNNNNNNNNNNNNNNNNNNNNNNNNNNNNNNNNNNNNNNNNNNNNNNNNNNNagagagagagagagagagagagagagagagagagagagagagagagagagaaagacgtggaggaagaaggaaagagtagAATCCACATTTATTTCAggtctgatactttatttatcgacccagagagaatgaaggcaaaattgacttccgcaggatttgaactcagcgcaGAGAGCCGGAACAAACACCCAATGACCAATGACAACTACAGTATGTACCTGTCGGAGCAGTATTTGAGTTTGCAGACACCACTCCATGCTCTGGGGCAATACAGCTTTTACAGCAACAATGCCGACCTAATAAAAGTGTTGATCGTGGTATACAGCAACCCACCTCAACACCGTCAGTTTCGACGATGAGGCTTCCaatcgatccgatcaacggaacagtcagctcgttaaattaacgtgaaTGTGGCTGGGCACTCCTCAGACACGCGTAGCCCTTAACGCAGTTCGCAGGGAGATTCAATTCAGCGTGACACGTAATGTGACAAAACTAGCCTTTCTGAATTAGAtgtacagctcatttttgtcagttgagtggactggagcaaagtgaaataaagtgtcttgctcaagaacacaacatgctgccggATATCGAgtctttatgcatacatataagcaacggagtttcccagtttctgtggtGCATATATTCTACCCCGGGTGGActgccagtccgtcgcaggattatttAATTCTAcccgctgagtgaactggagtaacatgaaatgaagtgttttgcttaagaccACAACGTATCACCCGGTCCAAGAATCTAAATCACTGTCTTACAACCACGAGTCCAACACCcttgaccactaagccacgcgcctccacggcATAGTCAAGTATTAGGTTTTCAGAACGTTAAAGCTTACGGGAGACCCAAGTTATCATATAGGACCGAGGGTNNNNNNNNNNNNNNNNNNNNNNNNNNNNNNNNNNNNNNNNNNNNNNNNNNNNNNNNNNNNNNNNNNNNNNNNNNNNNNNNNNNNNNNNNNNNNNNNNNNNNNNNNNNNNNNNNNNNNNNNNNNNNNNNNNNNNNNNNNNNNNNNNNNNNNNNNNNNNNNNNNNNNNNNNNNNNNNNNNNNNNNNNNNNNNNNNNNNNNNNNNNNNNNNNNNNNNNNNNNNNNNNNNNNNNNNNNNNNNNNNNNNNNNNNNNNNNNNNNNNNNNNNNNNNNNNNNNNNNNNNNNNNNNNNNNNNNNNNNNNNNNNNNNNNNNNNNNNNNNNNNNNNNNNNNNNNNNNNNNNNNNNNNNNNNNNNNNNNNNNNNNNNNNNNNNNNNNNNNtgtgtgtgtgtgtgtgtgcgtgcgtgcgtgtgtgtgtgtgtgtgattgtcctccattaccgtttgacaaccggtgctagtgtgtttacgtcctcgtaacttaacggttcggcggAAGAGAACGATAggctaggcttaagaaataagtcatgCGGGTCGATTTGTTTtaccaaaacccttcaaggcgttgctccagcatggccgcagtcaaatgagtaaaagaataaaagaatggaaaagatGACAGCGGCTGGAACGCTTATGGTTATAAGATATGTTCCCTTTCAAGgccgacctagggttaaacaacaacaccaccttAAATTGCTATATTGCAGTTACTATATTATAATCTAAGTATTTTCCTGGGGTTGGTTCCAAAGCTTTCTAGCTTGGTAATTTTTCCAAACCAGCGGTGGTCACCTTGGCCAACACACCCCgaattaaacaaacattaaatttaaatttgcttggacaattaaatgaaatacaggtgcCTGTTACATAAGTGTAAATTAGCGTGGACTATAAGAGGTGCCGAACCATTAATGTTCGGAAAATTGGTGTTGTACCCGTATAAGCATGTTGTTGCTTCTGTGATTACAGTACTGTTGCATGGATATTGTGTTGGAGCTATACTGTACGCTATATATTGGACAGGCCAGATTCGACGGAGTTGGCATTTGTCGGCTGGTTTAGCATGGGTTTACGATTTCGAGGTAGCCTATCTTCCTCAGGTAGAAACGATGGAGTTAGCGTTCTGTGAATAAAtgatcacgcacacacacacacacacacacacacacacacgtgttgcttatatgtatgcataaagataCACGTTCAtacttaagtatgtgtgtgtgtgtgtgtgtatttatatatatcaaatatatgcatatatgtatacatacatacataaataaatatatatatatatatatacacatgtatacacatacacacgcatatgtataaatacatgcatgcacatatatacatatgcacatacatacatagttacatatatatgcatacatacaagaatatacatacatatatacatacacacctgtatttatatagacacacacacgcatacatatgcatacatacaagtatatagcacacacatacatacatacatacgcacacacacacacacacacatcgttctAGCACTTTTATTCTGTTCCATCACTTGTAACTACTTCCTATATATTACATGTGCAATTACAAACCTGTTACGCATGCATAAATCCTATGTACTTAGCAGTGATTACTATAATACTTAATAAGCAGATTgaaatgggtggtggtggtggtggtggtggtggtggtggtgatggtgaagaggGGAGCTACATTTCATATCGGGTCTTTTAACAGGTTTATTAGGGGCCTGACATAGGGAACAGTACGATAGGTACAACACCAATCGTAATTATTGTTGGCGCTGAATTGTTGATAACTGGAAATATGCACTTTAGAGTACAATGGGTACGGTACCACACAGTAGGTACTCTGTAGTAGTTAGTAAAGGCATTAGTAAAATCCAACTTACCGGAACTTCCCTCGTCCTCACCGGAAGCGTCGAGTTTACGTTTGACATGCTGCCATTTGTGTCCTATGTGTAAGTCCAGAATTGTAGGCACCTTCCAGTGGTCCTCAATTGAGAACATGTCACCATTGTAATCCAGTCCGTACGCGGATCCCCGGAAATCTTGCAAGATAACAATTTTGCCACGGATGTCTCCAAGAATGGGTATAGAAGAGAAGCAACTCCAAATTCGACCGTCCCTGATGTACTGTTGGATAGACGCCTGGAACGTTTCTTCAAAGGGTCGGCTATTTTCAGCCGACTGAAATTCCTTCTTAATACGCATAATGATTATCTCTGTCGGGTAGTCTATTAAAAAGCGAACGATCTCTCGCAGAACCATGGGAAAATCAGCATGTTGGTATTTAATTCCGTGGTGTATTGGCAACCCGTTACGATAATGTCGACAACGAATATCTAAGAAACGTATGCCTGCCTGTAGTTGTGAATATAACAACCAGTGTTGACACTCTGCCATGTCTCCGCCGTAATGAGCCATCGTGTTGTGTGTGCCTGGCACGGTTAAGTGTGCTAGCGATGTTTGATCTGAGAGTGTCGACATCCAGTCGGTGTTGTAACGACTGGGGAAGTTTAACATATCGACTGTGGGTTGACTGGAACAGGAGCCCTCGATGGGAACATGGTGCTCCTTTCCCTGTAGTCTCCCTAGTCTGTAACCGGCCCGAGGCCGGAGGCAATAGACATATGTAGATGATGTTTAGACACAACAGTACAAGGTGAGTGCCACTACTACACTGCTGAACTGCAATGGATACACTCGTTAGCAgcaatataagaaatattgattttggcTTTTGCcataaaacgttttttttttatttccttttctttatgttatttttttttctccaactgATTTTCAACTTGTTACTATTAAAACACGAACGTGTGCTGTGAATTGATCGTCCTCCCTTGGGTTGGTGGTAACGCTGTCTGTTTTCTTCCCTCATTTAGATAAGAGTCTGTTGATATTGTACGTTCTATTGGAATTTTCTAATAAATCATTGTTATGAATCACAGCCTCATTAGGAATCCTATTGTCCGGTTTTAATATTGAACAGAACAGAATGAAACGAAAACATCGGAAACAGGTTTCGATGTCGGTTTGCTTTTATCTCGTGTTTTCcctttaatagaaaaaaaaatagtaaaaataaaaatttcatccTCGTACGTCGTAGCTGAGACAGATTTGACAGGAGagtgaagaaaaacaaacacacacacacacacacacacacacacacacacaNNNNNNNNNNNNNNNNNNNNNNNNNNNNNNNNNNNNNNNNNNNNNNNNNNNNNNNNNNNNNNNNNNNNNNNNNNNNNNNNNNNNNNNNNNNNNNNNNNNNNNNNNNNNNNNNNNNNNNNNNNNNNNNNNNNNNNNNNNNNNNNNNNNNNNNNNNNNNNNNNNNNNNNNNNNNNNNNNNNNNNNNNNNNNNNNNNNNNNNNNNNNNNNNNNNNNNNNNNNNNNNNNNNNNNNNNNNNNNNNNNNNNNNNNNNNNNNNNNNNNNNNNNNNNNNNNNNNNNNNNNNNNNNNNNNNNNNNNNNNNNNNNNNNNNNNNNNNNNNtatatatatatatatatatatatatatatatatatatatatatatatatatatatacacacatacatatatacacatacacacaaacacatgtatatatacacacacatacacacacatacacacgcatacatacatatataattatatatacatacacatgtatacacacacacatacataattatatacacacacacacattgtactcTACCCAGTTGTACTCTGCACAATCATCAGCTGGATGATTATTTTGGCagaataaggcagcgagctggcagaaacgttagcacgccgggcgaaacgcttagcggtatttcgtctgccactgcgttctgacttaaaaattccgccgaggtcgactttgcctttcatcctttcgcagtctataaattaagtaccagttgcgtactggggtcatctaatcgactatccccctccccaccaaaatttctggccttgtgcctggagtagaaaagattattttggtAAAATGATGAATGACTACAACAGGTGTGCACTCGTTTCACTTTCAAAGATTTTCAAGCAGTAAAATAAAGGTGGTCTAATCTTATCTTATCTAATATATAGTTCAGTTTTGTGTCAGTAATTCAAGCAAAATGAAATAGAAGACGTTTAAATAGAAATTGCTGATGGGAT
Proteins encoded:
- the LOC106880803 gene encoding 1-phosphatidylinositol phosphodiesterase isoform X1; translated protein: MLNFPSRYNTDWMSTLSDQTSLAHLTVPGTHNTMAHYGGDMAECQHWLLYSQLQAGIRFLDIRCRHYRNGLPIHHGIKYQHADFPMVLREIVRFLIDYPTEIIIMRIKKEFQSAENSRPFEETFQASIQQYIRDGRIWSCFSSIPILGDIRGKIVILQDFRGSAYGLDYNGDMFSIEDHWKVPTILDLHIGHKWQHVKRKLDASGEDEGSSVIYITYTSGTSFWAWPKAVANRLNPRLQEYLQGKKPKKRFGIICMDFPTITLIESIIRCNFQSELNSQPTCTK
- the LOC106880803 gene encoding 1-phosphatidylinositol phosphodiesterase isoform X4, with amino-acid sequence MLNFPSRYNTDWMSTLSDQTSLAHLTVPGTHNTMAHYGGDMAECQHWLLYSQLQAGIRFLDIRCRHYRNGLPIHHGIKYQHADFPMVLREIVRFLIDYPTEIIIMRIKKEFQSAENSRPFEETFQASIQQYIRDGRIWSCFSSIPILGDIRGKIVILQDFRGSAYGLDYNGDMFSIEDHWKVPTILDLHIGHKWQHVKRKLDASGEDEGSSGIRDRIGYDQVLS
- the LOC106880803 gene encoding 1-phosphatidylinositol phosphodiesterase isoform X3, with translation MLNFPSRYNTDWMSTLSDQTSLAHLTVPGTHNTMAHYGGDMAECQHWLLYSQLQAGIRFLDIRCRHYRNGLPIHHGIKYQHADFPMVLREIVRFLIDYPTEIIIMRIKKEFQSAENSRPFEETFQASIQQYIRDGRIWSCFSSIPILGDIRGKIVILQDFRGSAYGLDYNGDMFSIEDHWKVPTILDLHIGHKWQHVKRKLDASGEDEGSSVIYITYTSGTSFWAWPKAVANRLNPRLQEYLQGKKPKKRYKRSHRV
- the LOC106880803 gene encoding 1-phosphatidylinositol phosphodiesterase isoform X2; the encoded protein is MLNFPSRYNTDWMSTLSDQTSLAHLTVPGTHNTMAHYGGDMAECQHWLLYSQLQAGIRFLDIRCRHYRNGLPIHHGIKYQHADFPMVLREIVRFLIDYPTEIIIMRIKKEFQSAENSRPFEETFQASIQQYIRDGRIWSCFSSIPILGDIRGKIVILQDFRGSAYGLDYNGDMFSIEDHWKVPTILDLHIGHKWQHVKRKLDASGEDEGSSVIYITYTSGTSFWAWPKAVANRLNPRLQEYLQGKKPKKRFGIRDRIGYDQVLS